From a single Miscanthus floridulus cultivar M001 chromosome 8, ASM1932011v1, whole genome shotgun sequence genomic region:
- the LOC136471060 gene encoding benzoate O-methyltransferase-like: MNIRYDFHMAEGEGEWSYSKNSRRPKIYLRETRPVVENAIKEVYTTLHSKTMIIGDLGCAAGPNTLLFISSVISTIVELCKSSGDDYVELQFFLNDLPGNDFNELFRLIEKFKRPNITGERAHLPPLYYIHGSPESYYNRLFPRESVHLFHSSYGLHWRSQEPEGLEAWRKTYLNEDNIYITKTTTPFVVKQFQKQFHKDFSLFLKLRHEELVHGGQMVLIFLGRKNEDVYNGDLNQLFALVARALQSLVLKGLVDKEKLESFNLPVYGPSVGEVKELVMQRHLFNMDLIKQFEMNWDPFDDSEGDDVEDTARSSMNIAKLIRSVLKPLIVRHFGETIIDAWFTEFRSLVAEHLEKEKTKFTTIIMSLKKE; this comes from the exons ATGAATATAAGATATGATTTTCATATGGCTGAAGGGGAAGGAGAATGGAGCTACTCCAAGAATTCTAGGCGTCCA AAAATATATTTACGTGAGACCAGGCCAGTGGTTGAGAATGCCATAAAAGAAGTGTACACAACTCTTCACTCCAAAACTATGATCATTGGCGACCTAGGATGTGCTGCAGGACCAAACACATTGCTCTTCATCTCTAGTGTTATAAGCACCATTGTTGAGCTGTGTAAATCTAGTGGAGATGATTATGTGGAACTTCAATTCTTCTTGAATGACCTTCCTGGCAACGACTTTAACGAACTATTTCGGTTAATTGAGAAGTTCAAAAGGCCAAATATAACGGGTGAAAGGGCACATCTACCACCTTTATACTATATTCACGGGTCACCGGAATCCTATTACAACAGGCTTTTTCCCCGTGAAAGTGTCCACCTATTCCACTCTTCATACGGTCTTCATTGGCGCTCCCAG GAACCTGAGGGCCTAGAGGCGTGGAGAAAAACTTATCTAAATGAAGACAACATTTACATTACAAAGACCACGACACCTTTTGTGGTGAAACAATTCCAAAAGCAGTTCCATAAGGACTTCTCCCTCTTCTTGAAGCTGCGCCATGAAGAACTTGTGCATGGAGGTCAAATGGTCCTTATATTTCTTGGGAGGAAGAATGAGGATGTATACAATGGTGATCTCAATCAACTTTTTGCATTGGTTGCAAGAGCGTTACAGTCTCTTGTTTTGAAG GGCCTCGTGGACAAGGAAAAGTTAGAATCTTTCAATCTACCAGTCTATGGGCCGTCAGTTGGAGAAGTGAAAGAACTAGTCATGCAAAGGCATTTATTCAACATGGATCTAATCAAACAATTTGAGATGAATTGGGATCCTTTCGATGATTCAGAAGGTGATGATGTTGAGGATACTGCCCGTAGTAGCATGAATATTGCTAAGTTGATCAGATCTGTACTAAAGCCTTTAATTGTTCGCCATTTCGGAGAAACCATAATTGACGCATGGTTTACCGAGTTCAGGTCTCTTGTTGCTGAGCACCTTGAAAAGGAGAAGACCAAgttcaccaccatcatcatgtccttgAAGAAAGAATAA
- the LOC136471059 gene encoding uncharacterized protein, whose amino-acid sequence MRPAGPPTKPAGAGAGAVQGSSRRSSRRPGGAVLRLLQAPAVVALAAALAVSSSPGLGPPASEPLCNLPPTLSGEDGGGRQGEANRIRHPKSDRAARCTSKCVSTCVLGGYGAPGVAGPFNIRRPLVVFKDTFRSRQYCLVECSDICNLLKDGEDDQ is encoded by the exons ATGCGGCCGGCGGGGCCACCGACGAagcccgccggcgccggcgccggggcgGTCCAGGGCAGCAGCAGGCGTAGTAGTAGGAGGCCCGGCGGCGCCGTCCTGAGGCTGCTGCAGGCGCCGGCGGTcgtggcgctggcggcggcgctcGCGGTGTCGTCGTCGCCGGGGCTGGGGCCCCCGGCGTCGGAGCCGCTATGCAACCTCCCGCCGACGCTGTCCGGCGAGGACGGCGGCGGGCGGCAAGGCGAGGCGAACAGGATCCGGCACCCCAAGTCGGACCGCGCGGCGCGCTGCACGTCCAAGTGCGTCAGCACCTGCGTCCTCGGCGGCTACGGCGCGCCGGGCGTCGCCGGTCCCTTCAACATCCGGAG GCCCCTGGTGGTCTTCAAGGACACCTTCCGAAGCCGGCAGTACTG CTTGGTGGAGTGCTCGGACATCTGCAATCTACTCAAGGACGGCGAAGATGACCAGTGA
- the LOC136471057 gene encoding benzoate O-methyltransferase-like — MNIRYDFHMAEGEGEWSYSKNSRRPEIYLRETRPVVENAIKEVYTTLHSKTMIIGDLGCAAGPNTLLFISSVISTIVELCKSSGDDYVELQFFLNDLPGNDFNELFRLIEKFKRPNITGERAHLPPLYYIHGSPESYYNRLFPRESVHLFHSSYGLHWRSQEPEGLEAWRKTYLNEDNIYITKTTTPFVVKQFQKQFHKDFSLFLKLRHEELVHGGQMVLIFLGRKNEDVYNGDLNQLFALVARALQSLVLKGLVDKEKLESFNLPVYGPSVGEVKELVMQSHLFNMDLIKQFEMNWDPFDDSEGDDVEDTARSSMNIAKLIRPALKSLIVRHFGETIIDTWFTEFRSLVAEHLEKEKTKFTTIIMSLKKE, encoded by the exons ATGAATATAAGATATGATTTTCATATGGCTGAAGGGGAAGGAGAATGGAGCTACTCCAAGAATTCTAGGCGTCCA GAAATATATTTACGTGAGACCAGGCCAGTGGTTGAGAATGCCATAAAAGAAGTGTACACAACTCTTCACTCCAAAACTATGATCATTGGCGACCTAGGATGCGCTGCAGGACCAAACACATTGCTCTTCATCTCTAGTGTTATAAGCACCATTGTTGAGCTGTGTAAATCTAGTGGAGATGATTATGTGGAACTTCAATTCTTCTTGAATGACCTTCCTGGCAACGACTTTAACGAACTATTTCGGTTAATTGAGAAGTTCAAAAGGCCAAATATAACGGGTGAAAGGGCGCATCTACCACCTTTGTACTATATTCACGGGTCACCGGAATCCTATTACAACAGGCTTTTTCCCCGTGAAAGTGTCCACCTATTCCACTCTTCATACGGTCTTCATTGGCGCTCCCAG GAACCTGAGGGCCTAGAGGCGTGGAGAAAAACTTATCTAAATGAAGACAACATTTACATTACAAAGACCACGACACCTTTTGTGGTGAAACAATTCCAAAAGCAGTTCCATAAGGACTTCTCCCTCTTCTTGAAGCTGCGCCATGAAGAACTTGTGCATGGAGGGCAAATGGTCCTTATATTTCTTGGGAGGAAGAATGAGGATGTATACAATGGTGATCTCAATCAACTTTTTGCATTGGTTGCAAGAGCGTTACAGTCTCTTGTTTTGAAG GGCCTCGTGGACAAGGAAAAGCTAGAATCTTTCAATCTACCAGTCTACGGGCCGTCAGTTGGAGAAGTGAAAGAACTAGTCATGCAAAGCCATTTATTCAACATGGATCTAATCAAACAATTTGAGATGAATTGGGATCCTTTCGATGATTCAGAAGGTGATGATGTTGAGGATACTGCCCGTAGTAGCATGAATATTGCTAAGTTGATCAGACCTGCACTAAAGTCTTTAATTGTTCGCCATTTCGGAGAAACCATAATTGACACATGGTTTACCGAGTTCAGGTCTCTTGTTGCTGAGCACCTTGAAAAGGAGAAGACCAAgttcaccaccatcatcatgtccttgAAGAAAGAATAA